A section of the Agarivorans litoreus genome encodes:
- a CDS encoding VF530 family protein: MNDLQQNNPLHGLKLEVLLDEIVEHYGWETLAFALNMNCFRNNPNTKSCLKFLRKTDWAREKVESFYLYRFKHLPRPDDVQYALPPRDRLVPLDQKPRAPVVIDITAKPQVQNKPKPKARPSRPAKARSAKPKAEKSNQIDSADPWANSPK; the protein is encoded by the coding sequence ATGAACGATTTGCAACAAAATAACCCCTTGCACGGCTTAAAGCTGGAAGTGTTGCTTGATGAAATTGTTGAGCATTACGGCTGGGAAACCTTAGCGTTTGCCTTGAATATGAATTGCTTTCGCAATAACCCAAATACTAAGTCTTGCCTTAAGTTTTTGCGCAAAACCGACTGGGCTCGCGAAAAGGTAGAGAGTTTTTATCTCTATCGTTTTAAGCATTTACCGCGTCCAGATGATGTTCAATATGCACTGCCGCCTCGCGACCGTTTAGTGCCCTTGGATCAAAAGCCGCGCGCACCAGTAGTGATAGATATTACTGCCAAGCCTCAAGTGCAAAACAAGCCGAAGCCAAAAGCTAGACCTAGCCGACCTGCTAAAGCTCGTAGCGCAAAACCTAAAGCTGAGAAATCTAATCAGATTGATAGTGCAGACCCATGGGCTAATTCGCCTAAATAA
- a CDS encoding carboxylate/amino acid/amine transporter, translating to MQYLLSITLLWAFSFSLIGVYLAGQVDAWFSVLMRVALATLVFLPFLKPKQVSRSLALKLMLVGAIQLGCMYGFYYQSFLFLSVPEVLLFTVMTPIYVTLVNDAFERRFNWQFLLSAFIATLGAVAIRYEGIDQGFVTGFLLVQGANLCFATGQVAYKRIMANEPKHLAQQTVFAWFFVGALVVAVIAYLTMGNSERLPTTATQWGVLVYLGTIASGLGYFAWNKGATLVNIGALAVANNLLIPAGIAVNLLIWNHDADIMRLSIGAAIILAALAINERWAKRRMTKGMRKV from the coding sequence ATGCAGTACTTACTATCTATCACTTTATTGTGGGCTTTTTCTTTTAGTTTAATTGGCGTGTATTTGGCGGGCCAAGTAGACGCATGGTTCTCGGTGTTAATGAGAGTTGCACTGGCAACTCTGGTCTTTCTACCGTTTTTGAAGCCTAAACAAGTTAGCCGGAGCTTAGCCTTAAAACTAATGCTAGTGGGAGCTATTCAATTAGGCTGTATGTATGGCTTTTATTATCAGTCATTCTTGTTCTTATCAGTTCCCGAAGTATTGCTGTTTACAGTGATGACTCCCATTTACGTCACCTTGGTTAACGATGCTTTTGAGCGACGTTTTAATTGGCAGTTTTTATTAAGTGCTTTTATCGCTACTTTAGGTGCGGTGGCGATCCGTTATGAGGGGATAGACCAAGGTTTTGTGACTGGCTTTTTATTAGTGCAAGGTGCCAACTTATGTTTTGCTACCGGGCAAGTTGCTTACAAACGGATCATGGCTAATGAGCCTAAGCACTTAGCCCAGCAAACCGTATTTGCTTGGTTCTTTGTTGGTGCTTTGGTAGTGGCTGTGATTGCCTATTTGACGATGGGTAATTCAGAGCGTTTGCCAACTACTGCAACCCAATGGGGAGTATTGGTATATTTGGGCACAATAGCCTCTGGTTTGGGGTATTTTGCCTGGAATAAGGGCGCTACCTTAGTCAATATTGGTGCGTTGGCCGTGGCTAATAATTTGCTTATCCCGGCGGGCATTGCGGTGAACCTATTGATTTGGAATCACGATGCCGACATTATGCGCTTAAGCATTGGTGCCGCTATTATATTAGCTGCACTGGCGATTAATGAGCGTTGGGCAAAGCGAAGAATGACTAAAGGCATGCGCAAGGTCTAA
- a CDS encoding HAD-IIA family hydrolase, which yields MFYSPSEAFNAYLSIPERMPKNVPVEKCQTINNITDIVDDVDVFLFDAYGVLNVGGTAIDGAKQQIDKLRQAGKVVMVVTNAATQNKQQLFNKFVRLGFDFSDQEIVNSREVLLQYMDLHSNSRLGVITLPEFRLDIQRPCLYPEDQDFWQAEEFLFLSGQAWNDSLQQRFITELNHNPRRVWVGNSDLIAPLEDGVSQEPGSFTLTLPKELYPNVRCFGKPYAPIFEEALSRIKQSYGEVNPQRIAMIGDTLHTDILGGNAMGFKTVLVTQHGFLRGLDVAEHIAKSQITPHYQLASI from the coding sequence ATGTTTTACAGCCCATCTGAGGCATTTAACGCCTATTTAAGCATTCCAGAGCGGATGCCTAAAAATGTTCCGGTAGAGAAGTGTCAAACCATTAACAACATTACGGATATCGTAGACGATGTTGATGTTTTTTTATTTGATGCCTACGGCGTACTAAACGTTGGTGGAACAGCGATAGATGGGGCTAAACAGCAAATCGATAAGTTACGACAAGCTGGTAAAGTAGTAATGGTGGTCACCAATGCCGCCACCCAAAACAAGCAGCAACTGTTTAACAAGTTTGTTCGGCTTGGTTTTGATTTTAGTGACCAAGAGATCGTAAACAGCCGAGAAGTATTGCTGCAATACATGGATTTGCACAGCAACTCACGCTTAGGGGTAATCACCCTCCCTGAGTTTCGCTTAGATATTCAACGCCCTTGTTTATATCCAGAGGACCAAGATTTTTGGCAAGCCGAAGAGTTTTTGTTTTTAAGTGGGCAGGCTTGGAACGACAGCTTGCAACAGCGTTTTATTACCGAGCTTAATCACAACCCTCGCAGAGTGTGGGTGGGCAACTCTGACCTAATTGCGCCCCTAGAAGATGGTGTATCACAAGAGCCAGGTAGTTTTACCCTTACTCTGCCTAAAGAGCTGTACCCTAACGTTCGCTGTTTTGGTAAACCTTATGCGCCAATATTTGAAGAAGCACTCAGCCGAATAAAACAAAGCTATGGTGAAGTAAATCCGCAGCGCATAGCGATGATTGGCGATACGCTGCATACCGATATATTGGGTGGCAATGCGATGGGTTTTAAAACCGTACTGGTCACACAGCACGGCTTTTTGCGTGGTTTAGATGTTGCCGAGCATATCGCTAAAAGCCAAATCACCCCGCACTATCAGTTAGCCTCTATCTAA
- a CDS encoding MmcQ/YjbR family DNA-binding protein, whose amino-acid sequence MDYQQFNQFCGDLAASTYIVQWGNAHVWKVGGKVFAIGGWEKLNQPAFTFKTSELNFEFLREEPGYRPAPYMASRGMKWVQLYQSEPAFDEQLIYYLGESHRIVSLGLTKKLQKELGLYQR is encoded by the coding sequence TTGGATTACCAACAATTTAACCAGTTTTGTGGTGATTTAGCTGCCAGTACTTACATTGTGCAATGGGGCAACGCCCATGTTTGGAAAGTGGGTGGAAAGGTGTTTGCGATTGGCGGATGGGAAAAACTTAATCAGCCGGCATTTACATTTAAAACATCAGAACTCAATTTTGAGTTTCTCCGTGAAGAACCGGGCTATCGGCCTGCTCCCTATATGGCTTCACGTGGTATGAAGTGGGTCCAGTTATATCAAAGTGAACCGGCTTTTGATGAGCAACTTATATACTACCTTGGTGAGTCTCATCGCATTGTTTCTTTAGGCCTAACTAAAAAACTACAGAAAGAACTAGGTTTATACCAACGCTGA